A genomic window from Tolypothrix sp. PCC 7910 includes:
- a CDS encoding Uma2 family endonuclease produces the protein MTTATKKLTLEEYLAYNDGTDTKYELVDGELVEMPPESDKNNLISLYLLSIFLKFVPIKLIRHKDTEIVVTGNRTRVRLPDLMILTEELFAALGGGRATITQDMPSPALVVEVVSPGKVNEDRDYRYKRSEYAARGILEYWIIDPGKEQVTVLRLVDGFYEEAVFQGSHHIASATFPDLKLTTAQVLAAGEG, from the coding sequence ATGACTACAGCAACCAAAAAACTCACCCTAGAAGAATATCTCGCCTATAACGATGGGACAGATACCAAATATGAGCTAGTAGATGGAGAACTAGTGGAAATGCCACCAGAAAGTGATAAAAATAACCTCATTTCCCTATACCTGCTATCGATATTTCTGAAGTTTGTCCCCATAAAACTTATACGTCATAAAGATACAGAAATTGTGGTTACAGGCAATCGCACTCGCGTTCGCCTGCCAGATTTAATGATATTAACAGAGGAATTATTTGCAGCACTGGGAGGTGGACGGGCCACAATTACTCAAGATATGCCATCTCCAGCACTGGTGGTTGAGGTCGTCTCTCCTGGTAAAGTTAATGAAGACCGGGACTATCGCTATAAGCGATCAGAATACGCCGCACGGGGCATTCTGGAATATTGGATTATCGATCCTGGTAAGGAACAAGTTACAGTACTGCGGCTGGTAGACGGATTCTATGAAGAAGCTGTGTTTCAAGGGAGTCATCACATTGCTTCAGCTACTTTTCCTGATTTAAAACTGACCACAGCGCAAGTTTTGGCAGCAGGAGAAGGTTAG
- a CDS encoding pentapeptide repeat-containing protein → MSLNVEVLEESFNKVKPRANEFTASFYENLFQAYPEVKPLFANTDMVTQQKKLLNSLVLVVENLRNPEALSPVLNALGARHVGYGAIAKYYGPVGEALLITFEQYLQEDWNLEVKKAWLDAFTAITALMLKGAGVDNVPTIDKSEKSQQQAAATKPIEQKLDRNPKIEPSKPIVTEIPESESSELPVEILVSIFEKIKPCGDEFAASFYENFFQACPEIKPLFNKTDMETQGKKLLNSLVLVVENFRDPQALAPVLNALGVRHIAYGATAKYYKPVGEALLVTFEQYLQEDWTPEAKRAWLNAYRAITALMLKGVGQQSSPQVVEKPATLAKPMPNEQPVTLAKSTILTTETSKEFQLLSSTTASEKKALVSIKFDGEVLQEILNNFTNNYQQIQSKISEQQLSQVFKQIPRQFIDTFWSAPTWLVVLSSTVIFTIFVVIADDNSVLADALGSADSISLVIALVLFIKEAPDRRKQFHYQAWSTIDAAHNVKVSYARILALQDLNEDGVSLRGLDAPGAELVDINLPRANLSQANLSESDISNANLSYANLDNANLSQVKLSAANLSQAKLGFANLTGANLSSANLSGANLICADLSHANLSGANLRDASLSGANLQGAYLTGANLKNAKVSDYELSSAFLEGAIMPDGSKYHSQN, encoded by the coding sequence ATGTCCTTAAATGTTGAGGTTTTAGAGGAAAGTTTTAATAAAGTTAAACCACGCGCTAATGAGTTTACAGCCAGCTTTTATGAAAATCTTTTTCAAGCTTACCCAGAGGTAAAGCCATTATTTGCCAATACTGATATGGTAACTCAGCAAAAAAAGCTGTTAAATTCTTTGGTTTTGGTGGTAGAAAATTTACGCAACCCAGAAGCTTTAAGTCCAGTTCTCAATGCTCTAGGAGCTAGACACGTTGGTTATGGTGCTATTGCCAAATATTATGGGCCAGTCGGGGAAGCATTGCTGATAACTTTTGAGCAGTATCTTCAAGAAGACTGGAATCTTGAAGTTAAAAAAGCTTGGTTAGATGCTTTTACAGCTATTACTGCATTGATGTTAAAAGGTGCAGGTGTAGATAATGTACCAACAATAGATAAATCCGAAAAATCACAACAACAAGCAGCAGCTACAAAACCAATTGAACAAAAATTAGACCGAAATCCCAAAATAGAACCATCAAAACCAATAGTAACAGAAATACCAGAATCAGAATCTTCAGAATTACCTGTAGAAATATTAGTCAGCATTTTTGAAAAAATTAAACCTTGTGGTGATGAATTTGCAGCCAGCTTCTATGAAAATTTTTTTCAAGCTTGCCCAGAAATCAAACCACTGTTTAATAAAACAGACATGGAAACCCAAGGTAAAAAACTGTTAAATTCTTTGGTTTTGGTAGTAGAAAATTTCCGCGATCCACAAGCTTTAGCTCCAGTTCTCAATGCTCTAGGTGTGAGACATATCGCCTATGGAGCTACTGCCAAATATTATAAACCTGTGGGTGAAGCACTTTTGGTAACGTTTGAGCAATATCTTCAAGAAGATTGGACTCCTGAAGCTAAAAGAGCTTGGTTAAATGCTTATAGAGCCATTACTGCATTGATGTTAAAAGGTGTAGGACAACAATCTTCACCGCAAGTTGTTGAGAAACCAGCTACTTTAGCAAAACCTATGCCAAATGAACAACCTGTAACTTTAGCAAAGTCTACAATATTAACAACTGAAACTTCAAAAGAATTTCAATTATTGTCGTCTACCACAGCATCAGAAAAAAAAGCTCTGGTATCAATTAAATTCGACGGTGAAGTATTACAAGAAATTCTTAATAATTTCACTAATAATTATCAGCAAATTCAGAGCAAGATATCAGAACAGCAATTAAGCCAAGTCTTCAAACAAATTCCCAGACAATTTATTGATACTTTTTGGTCAGCACCAACATGGTTAGTGGTTTTAAGCTCAACAGTTATTTTTACAATATTTGTTGTCATTGCTGATGATAATTCTGTCTTAGCAGATGCTTTAGGTTCTGCTGATAGTATTAGCCTAGTAATTGCCCTAGTTCTATTTATTAAAGAAGCTCCAGACCGCAGAAAACAATTTCATTATCAAGCTTGGAGTACAATTGATGCAGCACACAATGTTAAAGTTAGCTATGCCAGAATATTGGCATTACAAGATTTAAATGAAGATGGTGTTTCCCTCAGAGGTTTGGATGCTCCTGGTGCTGAGTTAGTAGATATTAATCTCCCTCGTGCAAATTTGAGTCAAGCTAATTTAAGTGAAAGTGATATCAGTAATGCCAATCTCAGCTATGCCAATTTAGATAATGCTAATCTCAGTCAAGTAAAACTTAGTGCTGCAAATTTGAGCCAGGCCAAATTGGGTTTTGCTAACTTGACTGGTGCTAATCTTAGTAGTGCTAACCTAAGTGGTGCTAATTTGATTTGTGCAGATTTGAGCCATGCTAATCTGAGTGGTGCTAATTTAAGGGACGCGAGTTTGAGTGGTGCTAACTTGCAAGGAGCCTACCTGACTGGTGCTAATCTCAAAAATGCGAAAGTCAGCGATTATGAACTAAGTAGTGCTTTTCTCGAAGGTGCAATTATGCCGGATGGTTCAAAATATCACTCTCAAAATTAG
- a CDS encoding bestrophin family protein, whose protein sequence is MVKFSRKSTWLDLAIDLRSSVIRAIWRRVIATMIFALVIAIAYHQGLPVNQPTLASLIPGVVLGLLLVFRTNTAYERFWEGCKIWYNLLSSSRVLCRNISVIVPVNNYEDLKIKLSNIRLVGLLIIAIKLELRNQNIDDATVKQIIKQEIITQEQYWQLKHANNISVKIINWIAEYFAQLYSENVNKSNIICNRSFIELNRSLDQLTMLIGDCKRILDTPLPRPYSIHLKHLLLLYCFALPFQFVQQLDWFTIPTVGIISFALLGIEDIGVEIENPFGYDRNDLPLDRFCQELQAEIEAEWINCE, encoded by the coding sequence ATGGTAAAATTCTCACGAAAATCCACTTGGTTAGATTTAGCAATAGACTTAAGAAGTTCTGTTATCCGTGCTATCTGGCGACGAGTAATTGCTACTATGATATTTGCTTTAGTAATTGCGATCGCCTATCATCAGGGATTGCCTGTCAACCAACCCACTCTAGCAAGTTTAATTCCTGGGGTTGTCCTTGGATTATTACTGGTTTTCAGGACTAATACAGCTTATGAAAGATTTTGGGAAGGTTGTAAAATTTGGTATAACTTGCTCAGTTCTAGCCGGGTATTATGCCGAAATATTTCGGTTATTGTTCCAGTAAATAATTATGAAGATTTGAAAATAAAACTATCTAACATTAGGTTAGTTGGGCTGTTAATAATTGCTATTAAATTAGAATTGAGAAATCAAAACATTGATGATGCTACCGTTAAACAAATAATTAAGCAAGAGATAATTACTCAAGAACAGTATTGGCAATTAAAGCACGCTAATAATATCTCAGTAAAAATTATTAATTGGATTGCTGAATATTTTGCACAACTTTATAGCGAAAATGTCAATAAATCCAATATAATTTGTAACAGATCATTTATCGAATTAAATCGCTCTTTAGACCAACTAACAATGCTAATTGGTGATTGTAAACGAATTTTAGATACACCGCTACCCAGACCTTATTCAATTCATTTAAAACATTTACTATTATTATATTGTTTTGCTTTACCTTTTCAATTTGTACAACAACTAGATTGGTTTACTATCCCGACTGTAGGAATTATTAGCTTTGCACTATTAGGAATAGAAGATATTGGGGTAGAAATTGAAAATCCTTTTGGTTACGATCGCAATGACTTACCTTTAGATAGGTTTTGCCAAGAGCTACAAGCTGAAATTGAGGCAGAATGGATTAATTGTGAATAA
- the xisF gene encoding fdxN element excision recombinase XisF gives MESWGYARVSGEEQQTDKGALRKQIERLQNAGCSKVYWDIQSRTTEVREGLQQLIHDLKTSAKGKVVSLQFTRIDRIGSSSRLFYSLLEVLRSKGIKLIALDQGVDPDSLGGELTIDMLLAAAKFEVRMVTERLKSERRHRVTQGKSHRVAPLGYRIDKDKYVRDDSPCVCLLEGQRELSVSDVARYIFNTFFECGSVAATVRKLHSDFGIETKAFDWHKPEKSSRIISDDDLDTIVFTPAKANHPLRYPWSGLRWSIPGLKALLVNPVYAGGLPFDTYVKSKGKRKHFDEWKVKWGTHDDEAIITCAEHEQIKQMIRSNRHNRWASRDDNEINPFSNLIKCANCGGSMTRHAKRVDKQGQAIYYYQCRLYKAGNCSNKTMISSKILDIQVVDLLAQEAERLANLVETDEPIIIEEPPEVKTLRASLNNLETLPPSSAIEQIKNDLKEQIAIALGARNNASRESLIAKERIIQAFANKSYWQGLNAQDKRAILNGCVKKICVNGNFVTAIEYQY, from the coding sequence ATGGAAAGTTGGGGTTACGCAAGGGTTAGCGGTGAGGAGCAGCAAACAGATAAAGGTGCGTTGCGTAAACAAATAGAACGCTTGCAAAATGCTGGATGTTCAAAAGTATACTGGGATATTCAGTCACGAACAACTGAAGTTAGGGAAGGACTACAACAATTAATTCATGACTTGAAGACATCTGCAAAGGGTAAGGTAGTATCTCTGCAATTCACTCGAATTGATCGGATCGGTTCATCATCACGTTTGTTTTATTCATTGTTGGAAGTATTGCGTTCCAAGGGGATTAAACTCATAGCTTTGGATCAAGGAGTTGATCCAGACAGTCTAGGTGGAGAATTAACTATTGATATGTTGCTCGCTGCTGCCAAATTTGAAGTCAGAATGGTAACTGAGAGGTTAAAGAGCGAACGTCGTCATCGAGTCACCCAAGGGAAAAGTCATCGAGTTGCCCCATTAGGATACCGTATCGACAAAGATAAATATGTACGCGATGACTCACCATGCGTTTGCTTGTTAGAAGGGCAAAGAGAATTAAGTGTATCTGATGTAGCTAGATATATTTTTAATACTTTTTTTGAATGCGGTTCAGTTGCAGCTACCGTGCGTAAATTGCACTCAGATTTTGGCATAGAAACAAAAGCTTTTGATTGGCATAAGCCAGAGAAATCTTCACGAATTATCAGCGATGACGACTTAGATACAATTGTCTTTACACCAGCTAAAGCTAACCACCCTCTGCGTTATCCTTGGTCTGGATTAAGATGGTCAATTCCTGGTTTAAAAGCATTATTAGTCAACCCTGTTTATGCAGGAGGTTTACCTTTTGATACTTATGTGAAATCAAAAGGTAAGCGTAAACATTTTGACGAGTGGAAGGTAAAATGGGGAACCCACGACGATGAAGCTATCATTACCTGTGCCGAACATGAACAAATCAAACAGATGATCCGCAGTAATCGCCATAACCGATGGGCTTCCAGAGACGATAACGAAATCAACCCATTTTCTAATTTAATTAAATGCGCTAATTGTGGAGGTTCAATGACGCGCCATGCCAAACGAGTAGATAAGCAGGGACAAGCTATATATTATTATCAATGCCGATTGTATAAAGCTGGCAACTGTAGTAATAAAACGATGATTTCATCAAAAATATTAGATATCCAAGTTGTAGATTTATTGGCACAGGAAGCCGAACGATTAGCAAATTTGGTGGAAACGGATGAGCCAATTATTATAGAGGAACCACCAGAAGTGAAAACTCTCCGCGCATCGCTGAATAATCTGGAAACCTTACCACCAAGTTCAGCCATTGAACAAATCAAAAATGACCTCAAAGAACAAATTGCGATCGCACTCGGAGCAAGAAATAACGCATCCAGAGAATCGTTGATTGCGAAAGAACGCATTATCCAGGCTTTTGCTAATAAAAGTTATTGGCAAGGACTTAATGCTCAAGATAAAAGAGCAATCCTCAATGGTTGCGTTAAAAAAATCTGCGTAAATGGTAACTTTGTCACAGCCATTGAGTATCAGTACTAG
- a CDS encoding nitric oxide synthase oxygenase, producing the protein MRDNQSPNHQRIIHLTEVSATGFPASHTYKYKCRVHLLSNDGETLLQKDLFARMQPSWLVELKNKGDCRISITLCYRQGDISNPWQDAGTVTFSTEEYFPGDANADLEFPISTWSQAPELQLKVRLTQSINEGDSSTVTIFNRQNSLRWLRRQDHHNGKAEVELPQPTSITPQEEVLVKDVWNKLRSWKELQMEKFFKRLLLEEPDLEYIFGEAIDSMADFFYELFDCCIHQLQPETQNIIAEPLMGVPPERSHGFKTVEDYGKFFADIGMRPHHWVKARQVWMWMLPSIPYLEEYDREELAKGINSALYKFFNTNIILPMVDAIRQYEAALPPELLLKMADSWQVLSQNKQQMGIEFYQMLFAKYPFVLPIFGRADMDYLSLHLFQALEFLVNCLKSGSSDEMLRELRFLGQVHGSADVPTCAYPAITDCMIALMERHIPDFTPQVRQGWVTLIERVINVIKLPKLNEERLLKKAKQFLDLIASEQAWEEEDKQRRWKEIKEEVKATGTYTHTYEELAYGAQVAWRNASKCVGRIAWNNMVVRDRRHVTDPDEMFRELQEHVRFATNGGNLQITMTVFRPKLPKERWGHRIWNSQLYRYAAYQQPDGSILGDPANLDLTNAIIKFGWQPPEARTAYDILPLVIEAAGQEPKMYHWDRDEVLEVEIEHPTIPEFKSLGMRWYAIPAISNFSVHIGGINYGCIPFNGWYMGTEIMRDFLDEYRYNTIEDIAKVLKLDTSSEQTLWRDRVALELNIAILHSFQKAKVTMVDHQTASRQFMIHDLREKKAGRECPGDWGWVVPASGGSTCPVWHHAMRDFYLEPAYHHAADRWAVEDGINLEKFIAVADESPEQQDRILILYASETGTAEGFARKAARQLQRFRPKVMALDEYNIDTLVAEKLLLVVTSTFGNGEMPSNGKQFLQRLKQQPTDSLSGLNYSVLGIGSTVYEQFCAAGIAVDKALAKAGANPIVPLHKGDEIKGQADTFKDWLGLISRVLGADETAGDTTSAATVKLAVKFLSAAEAAILTPVAVSADRDIEVPLVANDELLQEVIPGSRSTRYLVFDISGTDLQYETGDHVAVHPCNPPELVNRLCQRLAVTPDTYFTAEYTAPDGTVTEDRPPVAVPTTVGQLLSAELDLALREPFNDLLTYLYTSAQNPQDKQRLETWLEILHQGEEHPDSITLKKTITDNFMSVADLFDEFPSAPITLEALLELLPKQKPRLYSISSCPLLYPQQIQITVGVLQIQTDAGKVRQGLCSNYLAGLEVGSKVKIGVRTSGFRPPTNPQAPMLMVGPGTGVSPLIAFLQYREALQNQGTQLGEACLYFGCRNQSDFLYGEQLTTWQNQGVLKDLQVAFSRLTEKKVYVQGLMQENAQALWQLLCQPQCHYYVCGDAKMADDVFEVFMAIAKSVGNLSHIEAVEFFERMKQEKRFHTDVWGVQLHFKQAIQQVQKDNYSKAEKWLNRVKQLTNEESVMEQEQTLTV; encoded by the coding sequence ATGCGGGATAACCAGTCTCCTAATCATCAACGAATTATACATTTAACTGAAGTTTCTGCCACAGGTTTTCCTGCCTCCCATACTTACAAATATAAATGCCGTGTGCATCTATTATCCAACGATGGTGAGACATTGTTGCAGAAGGATCTGTTTGCGCGGATGCAACCAAGTTGGTTAGTGGAGTTGAAAAATAAAGGTGACTGTAGGATTTCTATTACACTCTGCTACCGCCAAGGAGATATTAGCAATCCTTGGCAAGATGCTGGAACAGTTACTTTTAGCACAGAAGAATATTTCCCAGGAGATGCTAACGCAGATCTAGAGTTTCCCATATCAACCTGGAGTCAGGCACCAGAGTTACAGCTAAAAGTACGACTAACGCAAAGTATAAATGAAGGCGACAGCAGTACGGTTACTATATTTAACAGACAAAATAGTCTTCGTTGGCTGCGTCGTCAAGATCATCACAATGGTAAGGCTGAAGTAGAACTACCACAACCCACTTCTATAACGCCACAGGAGGAGGTACTGGTTAAAGACGTATGGAACAAACTGCGCTCGTGGAAAGAACTGCAAATGGAAAAGTTCTTCAAGCGTTTGTTACTAGAAGAACCAGACTTAGAATATATATTTGGTGAAGCAATTGACAGCATGGCAGACTTCTTCTATGAATTGTTTGACTGCTGTATTCACCAACTGCAACCAGAAACGCAGAACATTATTGCAGAACCACTGATGGGTGTGCCACCAGAGCGATCGCATGGTTTCAAAACTGTTGAAGATTACGGCAAGTTTTTTGCAGATATCGGAATGCGTCCCCATCACTGGGTAAAAGCACGGCAGGTATGGATGTGGATGTTGCCGTCGATTCCCTATCTGGAAGAATATGATCGCGAGGAGTTAGCAAAAGGTATAAATTCTGCACTCTACAAGTTCTTCAATACTAATATTATTCTGCCGATGGTAGATGCTATTCGTCAGTATGAAGCAGCTTTACCACCGGAACTGTTGCTGAAAATGGCAGATTCTTGGCAAGTCTTGAGCCAAAACAAGCAGCAGATGGGAATCGAATTTTATCAAATGTTGTTTGCAAAATATCCCTTTGTCCTGCCTATTTTTGGCCGGGCTGACATGGATTATCTTTCGCTACACTTGTTCCAAGCATTAGAATTTTTGGTTAACTGCCTCAAAAGTGGCAGTAGCGATGAGATGTTGCGAGAACTACGCTTTTTGGGGCAGGTACATGGTAGTGCCGATGTACCAACCTGTGCCTATCCGGCAATTACAGACTGTATGATTGCCTTAATGGAACGGCATATTCCAGACTTTACACCTCAAGTGCGCCAGGGATGGGTAACGTTGATCGAGCGAGTCATTAACGTGATTAAATTGCCCAAGCTGAACGAAGAAAGATTGTTGAAAAAAGCCAAACAATTCTTGGATTTAATTGCCTCGGAACAAGCTTGGGAAGAAGAAGATAAACAGCGCCGATGGAAAGAAATTAAAGAAGAAGTCAAAGCCACAGGCACTTACACTCACACTTACGAAGAATTAGCCTATGGGGCACAAGTAGCTTGGCGCAATGCTTCCAAATGTGTGGGGCGAATTGCTTGGAACAATATGGTAGTACGCGATCGCCGTCACGTCACCGACCCCGATGAAATGTTCCGCGAACTGCAAGAACATGTCCGCTTTGCCACAAATGGCGGTAACTTGCAAATTACCATGACAGTCTTTCGTCCCAAGCTGCCTAAAGAACGCTGGGGACATCGGATTTGGAACTCCCAACTGTATCGGTATGCTGCATATCAGCAACCCGATGGCAGCATTCTCGGCGATCCAGCCAACTTGGACTTAACTAACGCCATCATTAAATTTGGTTGGCAACCCCCAGAAGCACGGACAGCTTACGATATTCTGCCACTGGTGATTGAGGCAGCTGGTCAAGAACCGAAGATGTATCACTGGGACAGAGACGAAGTACTAGAAGTAGAAATCGAGCATCCCACAATTCCAGAGTTCAAGTCACTTGGTATGCGCTGGTATGCAATTCCCGCCATCAGCAACTTCTCCGTCCACATTGGCGGCATTAATTATGGTTGCATACCTTTCAATGGCTGGTACATGGGTACAGAAATCATGCGAGATTTCTTAGACGAGTACCGCTATAACACCATTGAGGACATTGCCAAAGTTCTAAAATTAGATACCAGTTCCGAGCAAACCCTGTGGCGCGATCGCGTGGCTTTGGAACTCAACATTGCTATCCTTCACTCCTTCCAAAAAGCGAAGGTAACAATGGTAGATCACCAAACAGCTTCGCGTCAGTTCATGATTCATGACCTGCGCGAAAAGAAAGCCGGGCGTGAATGTCCAGGTGATTGGGGCTGGGTTGTTCCCGCTTCTGGTGGTAGTACCTGTCCGGTATGGCATCATGCTATGCGCGACTTCTATTTAGAACCTGCCTATCATCATGCTGCGGATCGCTGGGCGGTAGAAGACGGCATTAATTTAGAAAAATTTATTGCCGTTGCTGATGAAAGCCCAGAGCAGCAAGACCGGATTCTCATCCTTTATGCCTCAGAAACCGGAACAGCAGAAGGATTTGCGCGCAAAGCCGCAAGGCAATTGCAACGCTTCCGTCCCAAAGTTATGGCACTGGATGAATATAATATTGATACCCTAGTTGCGGAAAAGCTGCTATTAGTTGTCACATCGACCTTTGGCAACGGTGAAATGCCAAGTAACGGTAAGCAATTTCTCCAACGCCTCAAGCAACAGCCTACAGATTCACTTAGTGGCTTGAATTATTCTGTCTTAGGCATTGGTAGCACCGTATATGAACAGTTCTGTGCGGCTGGCATTGCAGTTGATAAGGCACTTGCCAAGGCTGGTGCCAATCCAATTGTGCCACTTCACAAGGGCGATGAAATTAAAGGACAAGCCGATACTTTCAAAGATTGGTTGGGACTGATTTCTCGTGTATTAGGTGCAGATGAGACAGCAGGCGATACCACATCCGCCGCTACTGTGAAACTAGCGGTGAAATTCTTAAGTGCAGCAGAAGCCGCAATCCTTACCCCCGTAGCTGTAAGCGCCGATAGAGACATCGAAGTGCCGTTAGTTGCCAATGATGAACTGCTCCAAGAAGTCATTCCTGGAAGCCGTTCCACACGCTATCTCGTTTTCGATATTTCTGGGACAGATTTACAGTACGAAACAGGCGACCACGTTGCCGTACATCCTTGCAATCCTCCAGAACTGGTGAATCGTTTGTGTCAACGCCTAGCTGTTACTCCTGACACCTACTTCACGGCTGAATATACTGCTCCTGATGGGACAGTAACCGAAGACCGACCGCCTGTAGCAGTGCCTACCACTGTCGGTCAGTTGTTGTCGGCAGAACTTGATTTAGCTTTGCGCGAACCCTTTAACGATTTACTGACTTACTTGTACACATCTGCCCAAAATCCCCAAGACAAACAACGCTTGGAAACTTGGCTAGAAATTCTCCACCAAGGCGAGGAGCATCCTGACAGCATCACACTCAAGAAAACAATTACTGACAATTTCATGAGTGTTGCCGATTTGTTTGATGAATTCCCCTCAGCCCCGATTACCCTAGAAGCCCTGCTGGAACTACTACCCAAGCAAAAGCCACGCCTTTACTCAATTTCCTCCTGCCCACTGCTGTATCCCCAACAAATTCAAATTACCGTTGGCGTGTTGCAAATTCAAACTGATGCAGGGAAAGTGCGTCAAGGGCTTTGCTCCAATTATCTAGCGGGATTAGAAGTTGGCTCAAAAGTTAAGATAGGTGTTCGCACCTCTGGCTTCCGTCCCCCAACCAATCCTCAAGCACCAATGTTGATGGTAGGCCCTGGTACAGGGGTATCACCTTTAATTGCCTTCCTGCAGTACCGTGAAGCTTTACAGAACCAGGGAACACAGCTAGGAGAAGCTTGTCTTTACTTTGGCTGTCGCAACCAGAGCGATTTTCTCTATGGCGAACAACTGACAACTTGGCAAAATCAAGGCGTACTAAAAGATTTGCAAGTAGCTTTCTCGCGCCTAACTGAAAAGAAAGTCTATGTGCAAGGCTTAATGCAGGAAAACGCCCAAGCCTTATGGCAGTTACTGTGCCAACCCCAATGTCATTACTACGTTTGCGGTGATGCCAAGATGGCGGATGATGTGTTTGAGGTATTTATGGCGATCGCCAAATCCGTTGGCAATCTCTCACACATTGAAGCGGTAGAATTCTTTGAGCGCATGAAGCAAGAGAAGCGTTTCCATACAGATGTTTGGGGCGTGCAGTTGCACTTTAAGCAAGCAATTCAGCAGGTACAAAAAGATAACTACTCAAAAGCTGAAAAATGGCTCAATAGAGTTAAGCAATTAACCAATGAGGAATCAGTAATGGAGCAAGAGCAAACTCTAACTGTTTAA
- a CDS encoding Uma2 family endonuclease produces the protein MTQAIPKLVTFEEFVDRLRENSGVRYELHNGEMVEMAQPVGEHEEVKGFLGIEIPFEIKRLGLPYIVPNQAIVRPPEKDSGYFPDLLVLNRENLANEELWKKESIVSNAASIPLVIEVVSSNWRDDYHLKYADYEEMGIPEYWIIDYAALGGRNFIGNPKQPTISICNLVDGEYQISKFRDSDRIVSQTFPELNLTPIQIFQASLA, from the coding sequence ATGACCCAAGCCATACCCAAGCTAGTAACCTTTGAGGAATTTGTCGATCGCCTACGTGAAAATTCTGGGGTACGCTACGAACTACATAATGGGGAAATGGTGGAAATGGCACAACCAGTAGGGGAACATGAAGAAGTTAAAGGGTTTTTAGGTATCGAAATTCCTTTTGAAATCAAACGTCTAGGACTCCCCTACATTGTCCCGAACCAAGCTATAGTTAGACCTCCCGAAAAAGATTCTGGTTACTTTCCAGATTTGTTGGTGCTAAATCGTGAAAATCTGGCAAATGAAGAATTATGGAAAAAAGAATCGATTGTCAGTAATGCTGCATCAATACCTTTGGTCATTGAGGTTGTATCAAGCAACTGGCGGGACGATTACCACTTGAAATATGCTGATTATGAAGAGATGGGTATCCCTGAATACTGGATTATAGACTATGCGGCGTTGGGTGGACGTAATTTTATCGGTAACCCCAAACAACCCACAATCTCTATCTGTAACTTAGTGGATGGAGAATATCAGATCAGTAAGTTTCGAGATAGCGATCGCATTGTCTCCCAAACCTTTCCCGAATTAAATCTCACCCCGATCCAGATTTTTCAAGCTAGTTTGGCGTAG
- a CDS encoding Uma2 family endonuclease, with protein MVASQQPQKMTIEKYLAWEPLQDLRYEYFNGEVFAMTGGTIPHNDIALNFYRALYPHLRARGCRVNVSDVKVQLTPTSAYYYPDVVVSCDPQDLNARKFIQNPKIIAEVLSPGTSSKDRGEKFTNYLQMPSLQEYLLIDSEKISVERYCRGEGRMWLYYPYTEGDIVTLSSIEFEIAIAQLYEGVVLGTEAE; from the coding sequence ATGGTAGCCTCTCAACAACCGCAAAAAATGACCATTGAGAAATATCTTGCATGGGAACCCCTGCAAGACCTTCGCTACGAATATTTCAACGGCGAAGTTTTTGCGATGACAGGTGGTACAATTCCCCACAATGACATTGCACTGAATTTTTACAGAGCCTTATATCCACATTTACGTGCTAGAGGTTGCCGAGTGAATGTGTCTGACGTAAAAGTGCAACTTACACCTACAAGTGCTTACTATTATCCTGATGTTGTTGTCAGTTGCGATCCTCAAGACCTCAATGCTCGGAAATTTATTCAAAACCCAAAAATCATTGCCGAAGTTCTCTCTCCTGGTACCAGCAGTAAAGATAGGGGCGAAAAATTTACTAATTACCTGCAAATGCCTTCTTTGCAAGAATATTTATTGATAGATTCAGAAAAAATCTCTGTCGAACGCTACTGTCGGGGAGAAGGAAGAATGTGGCTTTACTATCCCTACACTGAGGGAGATATAGTTACCCTATCCAGCATTGAATTTGAAATTGCGATCGCACAACTATATGAAGGGGTTGTATTGGGAACAGAAGCAGAATAG